A region of the Mycobacterium sp. NBC_00419 genome:
ACGTGGTGATCAATGCCACCGGGGTGTGGACCGACGAAGTCCAGGCATTGAGCAAGGAACGCGGCCGATTCCGGGTGCGCGCCTCCAAGGGCGTGCACATCGTGGTGCCGCGCGACCGGATCGTCTCCGAGGTGGCGATCATCCTGCGCACCGAGAAGTCGGTGCTGTTCGTCATCCCGTGGGGCACCCACTGGATCATCGGGACCACCGACACCGACTGGAACCTCGACCTGGCTCACCCCGCGGCCACCAAGGTCGACATCGACTACATCCTCAACACTGTCAACACCGTGCTGGCCACCCCGCTCACCCACGACGACATCGACGGGGTGTACGCGGGCCTTCGCCCGCTGCTGGCCGGTGAGAGCGAGGAGACCTCGAAGCTGTCCCGCGAGCATGCGGTGGCGGTGCCCTCACCGGGGCTGGTGGCCATCGCGGGCGGCAAGTACACCACGTACCGGGTGATGGCCGAGGACGCCGTGGACGCCGCCGCCGAGTACATCCCGACCCGGGTGGCGCCGTCGATCACCGAGAAGGTGCCGCTGATGGGCGCCGACGGCTACTTCGCGCTGGTCAACCAGACCCAGAGCGTCGGTGCCGGCTACGGGTTGCACCCCTACCGGGTGCGCCATCTACTGGATCGCTACGGCTCGCTGATCGGGGATATGCTGCAGCTCGCGGTGGCCCGCCCGGAGCTGCTCGAGCCGATCACCGACGCCCCGGTGTACCTGAAGGTCGAGGCTGCCTACGCGGCGGCCGCCGAGGGGGCGCTGCACCTGGAGGACATCCTGGCCCGCCGGATGCGGATCTCGATCGAGTACCCGCACCGCGGGGTGGACTGCGCGGCCGAGGTCGCCGGCATCGTCGCCCCGATCCTGGGCTGGAGTGACGCCGACTGCGCCCGCGAGGTGGCGACCTACCTGGCGCGGGTGGAGGCCGAGGTGCTGTCGCAGGCCCAGCCCGACGACGAGTCGGCCGACGCGCTGCGCGCCTCGGCGCCGGAGGCCCGCGCGGAGATTCTCGAACCGGTGCCGTTGGTGTGAGCCGTCGTCCACCGCCGCTGCCGGTGCGCGACGGTCTGGGGCCGGCGCGGTTGCGGCTGCAGGGCGGCAATGTGGCCGACGAGTTCGAGCGGCGGTTCGGCCCGGACGGACGGGCCAAGGTTGTTGCCGGTGAGGTGGTCGACCCCGACGGCGCGGTGATCGACACGACGACGACCCTGCCGCCCGGCGCGCACGTGTTCCTCTATCGGGACCTGCCCGACGAAGTGACGGTGCCCTTCGAGATTCCGGTGCTGTACCGCGACGACGACATCGTCGTGGTCGACAAGCCCCATTTCCTGGCCACGATGCCGCGCGGCGGGCACGTCGCGCAGACCGCGCTGGTGCGGCTGCGTCGCGAGCTCGATCTGCCTGAACTGAGCCCGGCGCACCGGCTGGACCGGCTGACGGCCGGGGTGCTGATGTTCACCGTGCGCCGCGAGGTGCGCGGTGCCTATCAGAGCCTGTTCGCCCAGGGGCTGGTGCGCAAGACCTACCTGGCGCGCTCCGCGGGGTTGTCGACCGTCGGGTTCCCCGTACTGTTACGGAGCCGAATCATCAAGCGCCGTGGCCACTTCCAGGCCGTCGAGGAGCCCGGCGAGCCCAATGCCGAAACGTTGATCGAGGCGCTCGGCGACGGGCTCTACCGGCTGACACCCCGCACCGGGCGCACACACCAACTGCGGGTGCACATGGCCTCACTGGGCCTGCCGATCGACAACGATCCGCTGTATCCCGAGGTGATCGACGTGGCCGCCGACGACTTCTCGGCACCGTTGCAGCTGCTGGCGCAGCGGTTGGAGTTCGACGACCCGCTCAGCGGAGAGCGGCGCAGCTTCTGCAGTTCAGCTGTCCTGTAACTGTTTACGGTAGGCCGCCGGTCCGCCGCCGAACCACCGGTGGCAGCTGCGGGTGAGCACACTCTGCTCGGCGTAGCCCAGTTCGCGGGCCAAGTGCGCCAACGTCATTCGGCTGTCACGCAGATACCGCTCGGCCAGTTCGCGGCGGACCGTGTCCACGATCGCTGCGAAGGTGGTGTCGTCGGCGGCCAACCGGCGCTGTAATGCCTTGGGGTGCATGTTGAGCTGCTCGGCGACCAGGTCCAGCGTGACGGTGCCGCTGGGCAGCAGCTGGCGCACCAGCGTCGCGACCGATGCCACGGTGCGCGGCTCGGCGGTGGTGATGGTGCTCAGGTAGCCGACCACAGCGTCATGCGCCAGCTTGTCGCGCCGAAGCGGGCGAGACAGGTCCGCGGTCCGGATGGTGAAGCCCATCTTGAAACCCGTTGTGCGCTCGTCGAATACCGGTCGGCAGCCGAAGTAGTACCAGTAGTCTTCGACGGCGGTCAGCGGTTCGTGCGGGATGTGCACCGCGAGCGGGGAGTGCTGGTTGCCGAGCAGGAATCGCAGCACTCGAAGCGTGACACCCAGCGACAGCTCGTTGCCCTGCGGATGCAGCGGCAGGTCGCGGCCGACCATCAGGTATTCGATGAAGGTGCATTCCCGGTCGTCGGTCGTCGTGGTGCGCAGGCTGATCGCCGGGCTGTAGGCGGACAGGAAGTTCTCGAAGATGCGCAGCGCGTCGGCGACCGTGGCGGCGGTGCGGGCGGCCACGCCGACCGGGCCCAGGATCTCGATGCCCTGCAGCTGTGCCAACCGGCGGCCGAAGTCCGCGGTGTTCGTCGCGGCGGCAGCCGACTCGATGGCCACCGCGACCCGCGGCAGCGGCACGAACACGTCGTGGCGGCCGACGGCAGCTGGTTCCAGCCCGGCAGCCCTCAGCAGCGCGACCGGATCACCGCCGAGTTGGCTGACCAGGTTCGGATAGTTCGACAGCGACGTGCCGCGCACAATCGACATGTCCTCAAATGTCAAGTTTTGGTCGCCGAATGTCAAGGCCCCCGCCCTCGGCGTGGGGCACCATGGCTGGCATGACGGCGATCACAACCCGGCGAATCACCGTCGACGGACTTACCACGTCGGTGCTGGTCGGCGGCCACGGAGAGCCGCGGGAAGCGGTGGTGTTCGTGCACGGCAACCCCGATGCCGGCGCCGACTGGATGCCGCTGATGGTGCGGGTCGCCGAGTTCGCCCACGTGGTGGCGCCGGACCTGCCCGGCTTCGGTGCCGCCGATGGGCGCCTCGACGGGGACTACACCGTCGCCGGCTACGCGCGGTTCCTCGATGGGGTCATCGGCCGGCTCGGCGTCGAGCGCGTTCACCTCGTCGCCCACGATTTCGGCGGCCCGTTCGCCTTGACCTGGGCCGCCGACCACCCCGAGCAGGTCGCCAGCATCGCGCTGCTCAACACCGGGGTGATGATCGGCTACCGCTGGCACCGGATGGCGCGGATCTGGCGCACACCATTGCTCGGTGAGCTGATGATGTGGCGGACCACCCTTGGCGTCGCCCGCGCGGTACTGGGCCGCGAGAACCCCGGGCTCTCCCGCGAGTGGGTCGACGCCATCGCCCGACACCTGGTGCCGGCCGAGACCAAGCGAGCGGTGCTCAAGCTCTACCGGTCGACCCGCACCGAGGACGTCGCGGCCTTGGCGCCGCGGCTGCGGATCCACGACCACGATGCGCTGGTGGTGTGGGGTGGCGCCGACGCATACCTTCCCGCCGAGCTGGCGTACCGCCAGACGCAGGCGTTTCCGCGCGCCGAGATCCACATCCTGCCCGGCGTCGGCCACTGGCCGTGGCTGGAACAGACCGACCAGGTCGCCGCGCATGTGCTGCCATTCCTGCGCCAGCGGATCGGCGCCCCACTGCCTGTCAATGATCAACCTGCTCAAGGAGATTGAAATGTCCAATGCCGTCGACGACCGTCCCGTCAACCTCAAGGCGTTCGCCAACCTGCCTGCCGATGCCCCGGTGGTGATGATCAACCTGCTCAAGTTCCATGAGGGCGACGGCCTGGAGCACTACCTGACCTACTCCCGCGAGGTGGTGCCGCACCTGGAGCGGGTCGGCGGCGTCGTCCGCTACGCGGGCACCACACCGCACAACGTCATCGGCGACGGCGAGCGGCCCTGGTGGGACGCGATCCTGGTGGTCGAGTACCCCTCGCCGCAGGCGTTCGTCGACATGGTGCTCGACCCGGACTACCAGAAGGTGCACGAACACCGCGCCGCCGCGCTGGAGCAGGGCGACCTGGTGGCCACGTCGCAGTGGATGCTCGGCTGAGGGCCGCAATGCCCTCGCGGGGGTGGCTTTAGGCCCCTATCGCAGTGGCGTGACCTGGGTCACTATGGAGCCATGGACGACGACCATGAGCTGATCCTGGTAGCCGCGTACGGCGATCTCGACCGTGCCCGAACCGATTTCCACGAGTTGGAGAAGCGGATCAAGCACGGCATGGAACTGCGCGCCGCAGTGCTGGTCACCAAGGACGCCGACGGCCAGCCCCATGCCGTCGAGGCCCAGAACCGGCACGGGCGGATCGGCGCGGGTGTCGGCGCCGGACTGGGCTTCCTGCTGGGCGTCTTCATCCCGCCGGTCGGCCTGGGTGTTCTGCTCGGCGGTGCGGCCGGCGCGCTCGTCGCATCCTTCGCCGAGCACGAACTGCGCATCGGCCTGCGTCACGAGATTGGTGAGGCCCTCGACACCAGCACCGGTGTGGTGATCGCCGTGGTCTACCCGAATGGCCGGGAACCGGTGGAGAAGACGTTGTATCGCGCCGCCAAGACCACCTCGCTGCGGATGGACAAGTCGACCGTCAACTCACTCGAGGACCAGGTGGCCAAGGTCATGGCGGAGATCGGTCACCCGATCACCGCTGGCACGCCGGACACCAGTAGGTAACCCGCTCGCCGGTGGCGTCGGCGGATTCTGCCCGCTGGATACGGGTTCCGCAGCGACGGCACGGCTGGCCCGCGCGGCCGTACACCCACAGCTCCTGACCGGATCTACTGTTGCCGGTGGTGGTGCGATTGACCCGTGATCGATTGACCCACAGCATGTCTCGAGCCCGATTCGCCACCCGCAGCGGATCTGTCAGGGTGCCGACGAGGCTGGTGGGCAGCCGGCCGAACACGAAACACAGTTCATTGCAGTAGACGTTGCCCACCCCGGCCAGGACACGCTG
Encoded here:
- a CDS encoding alpha/beta fold hydrolase, with the protein product MTAITTRRITVDGLTTSVLVGGHGEPREAVVFVHGNPDAGADWMPLMVRVAEFAHVVAPDLPGFGAADGRLDGDYTVAGYARFLDGVIGRLGVERVHLVAHDFGGPFALTWAADHPEQVASIALLNTGVMIGYRWHRMARIWRTPLLGELMMWRTTLGVARAVLGRENPGLSREWVDAIARHLVPAETKRAVLKLYRSTRTEDVAALAPRLRIHDHDALVVWGGADAYLPAELAYRQTQAFPRAEIHILPGVGHWPWLEQTDQVAAHVLPFLRQRIGAPLPVNDQPAQGD
- a CDS encoding DUF1269 domain-containing protein, translated to MDDDHELILVAAYGDLDRARTDFHELEKRIKHGMELRAAVLVTKDADGQPHAVEAQNRHGRIGAGVGAGLGFLLGVFIPPVGLGVLLGGAAGALVASFAEHELRIGLRHEIGEALDTSTGVVIAVVYPNGREPVEKTLYRAAKTTSLRMDKSTVNSLEDQVAKVMAEIGHPITAGTPDTSR
- a CDS encoding pseudouridine synthase; this encodes MSRRPPPLPVRDGLGPARLRLQGGNVADEFERRFGPDGRAKVVAGEVVDPDGAVIDTTTTLPPGAHVFLYRDLPDEVTVPFEIPVLYRDDDIVVVDKPHFLATMPRGGHVAQTALVRLRRELDLPELSPAHRLDRLTAGVLMFTVRREVRGAYQSLFAQGLVRKTYLARSAGLSTVGFPVLLRSRIIKRRGHFQAVEEPGEPNAETLIEALGDGLYRLTPRTGRTHQLRVHMASLGLPIDNDPLYPEVIDVAADDFSAPLQLLAQRLEFDDPLSGERRSFCSSAVL
- a CDS encoding glycerol-3-phosphate dehydrogenase/oxidase — translated: MSDPILRPGNAQTALGPSERALAWERLGSEQFDVIVIGGGVVGAGCALDAATRGLKVALVEARDFASGTSSRSSKMFHGGLRYLEQLEFGLVREALHERELSLTTLAPHLVKPLPFLFPLTKRVWERPYIAAGIFLYDQLGGSKSVPAQKHLTKSGALRLAPGLKRSSLIGGIRYFDTVVDDARHTMTVARTAAHYGAVVRTSTQVVSLLREGDRVVGASIRDSEDGAVTEVRGHVVINATGVWTDEVQALSKERGRFRVRASKGVHIVVPRDRIVSEVAIILRTEKSVLFVIPWGTHWIIGTTDTDWNLDLAHPAATKVDIDYILNTVNTVLATPLTHDDIDGVYAGLRPLLAGESEETSKLSREHAVAVPSPGLVAIAGGKYTTYRVMAEDAVDAAAEYIPTRVAPSITEKVPLMGADGYFALVNQTQSVGAGYGLHPYRVRHLLDRYGSLIGDMLQLAVARPELLEPITDAPVYLKVEAAYAAAAEGALHLEDILARRMRISIEYPHRGVDCAAEVAGIVAPILGWSDADCAREVATYLARVEAEVLSQAQPDDESADALRASAPEARAEILEPVPLV
- a CDS encoding DUF1330 domain-containing protein, with protein sequence MSNAVDDRPVNLKAFANLPADAPVVMINLLKFHEGDGLEHYLTYSREVVPHLERVGGVVRYAGTTPHNVIGDGERPWWDAILVVEYPSPQAFVDMVLDPDYQKVHEHRAAALEQGDLVATSQWMLG
- a CDS encoding AraC family transcriptional regulator, which translates into the protein MSIVRGTSLSNYPNLVSQLGGDPVALLRAAGLEPAAVGRHDVFVPLPRVAVAIESAAAATNTADFGRRLAQLQGIEILGPVGVAARTAATVADALRIFENFLSAYSPAISLRTTTTDDRECTFIEYLMVGRDLPLHPQGNELSLGVTLRVLRFLLGNQHSPLAVHIPHEPLTAVEDYWYYFGCRPVFDERTTGFKMGFTIRTADLSRPLRRDKLAHDAVVGYLSTITTAEPRTVASVATLVRQLLPSGTVTLDLVAEQLNMHPKALQRRLAADDTTFAAIVDTVRRELAERYLRDSRMTLAHLARELGYAEQSVLTRSCHRWFGGGPAAYRKQLQDS